In Dyadobacter sp. NIV53, a single window of DNA contains:
- a CDS encoding aldehyde dehydrogenase family protein encodes MAEDANLKIVIKRLVWGKFVNAGQTCVVPDYVYVHRNIEKLFLEMLKEEIEQAQFSIQNDNYARIISDKNLDRIVALIDPEKVVIGGKYNRAERTLEPTVMSNVSVEDRIMEDEIFGPVLPVLSYEDINDVISYIKSRPKPLSLYLFTESSQLRRQVLEEVSFGGGGINEVLMHFSNDNLPFGGVGNSGMGSYHGEAGFRSFTHYKSILQKNTLFELPLKYYPYKPWKLSIIRKLVG; translated from the coding sequence ATAGCTGAGGACGCTAATCTGAAAATTGTGATAAAGAGGCTTGTCTGGGGGAAATTTGTTAATGCGGGACAAACCTGCGTTGTTCCGGATTATGTGTATGTGCACAGGAATATTGAAAAACTGTTTCTTGAAATGCTTAAAGAGGAAATTGAACAAGCTCAGTTTTCTATACAAAATGACAACTACGCCCGGATCATCAGCGACAAAAATCTGGACCGGATTGTAGCGTTGATTGATCCTGAAAAAGTAGTGATCGGCGGAAAATATAATCGTGCGGAACGGACTCTTGAACCCACCGTAATGAGCAACGTATCTGTTGAAGACCGGATCATGGAGGATGAAATATTTGGTCCTGTTTTACCCGTACTTTCTTACGAGGATATCAATGATGTGATATCGTACATCAAGTCCAGGCCAAAGCCACTTTCATTATACCTGTTCACTGAAAGCAGCCAACTTCGCAGGCAGGTGCTTGAAGAAGTATCGTTTGGAGGTGGTGGGATAAATGAGGTTCTGATGCATTTCTCAAACGATAATCTTCCATTTGGCGGGGTAGGGAACAGTGGAATGGGGAGTTATCATGGTGAAGCAGGCTTCCGAAGTTTTACTCATTATAAAAGCATATTGCAAAAGAACACTTTGTTTGAACTTCCCCTGAAATACTATCCATACAAACCATGGAAGCTCTCAATAATCAGAAAGCTGGTTGGCTGA
- a CDS encoding 2TM domain-containing protein: MKHQTNWETPAPINPRKGFRIHLLVFLLVTPAIWIVWYLTDRTYPWPLWSTLAWGVGILFHYLGVYVFKK; this comes from the coding sequence ATGAAACATCAAACTAACTGGGAAACACCCGCGCCCATCAACCCGAGAAAGGGTTTCAGAATTCACCTGCTTGTTTTTCTGCTCGTCACTCCGGCTATCTGGATCGTATGGTATCTGACTGACAGAACTTACCCATGGCCATTATGGTCGACGCTCGCCTGGGGAGTAGGTATACTGTTCCATTACCTGGGAGTATATGTTTTTAAGAAATAG
- a CDS encoding cupin domain-containing protein: MNKQKTFRRIVTGHDADGKAIILSDTSPERTYMIGGPDGAKFHEVWSTLQSPALIDSNSGQPEEAGLVLAPPKGGTRIRVIDFPPEGENIRNLTKEEAAGHFESMGGANASNASQQHPLMHRTQTVDYGIVLEGALTLILDRVETTITAGDIIIQRGTNHAWANRSGEYCRVAFILIDGQFTNELL, encoded by the coding sequence ATGAATAAGCAAAAAACATTCAGACGCATTGTGACAGGTCATGATGCGGATGGGAAAGCTATAATATTGTCTGACACTTCCCCGGAGCGAACCTATATGATCGGCGGGCCAGACGGTGCAAAGTTCCATGAAGTATGGAGCACCCTGCAGTCACCTGCACTGATCGATAGCAATTCTGGTCAGCCGGAGGAAGCCGGTTTGGTTTTAGCGCCACCCAAAGGAGGTACGCGTATAAGGGTCATCGATTTTCCACCAGAGGGCGAAAATATCCGGAATCTTACCAAAGAAGAAGCCGCCGGGCACTTCGAATCTATGGGAGGCGCGAACGCTTCAAACGCAAGCCAGCAGCATCCACTGATGCACCGGACACAAACAGTCGACTATGGAATTGTGCTCGAAGGGGCATTAACCTTAATCCTTGACCGGGTTGAAACAACAATTACCGCTGGTGATATTATCATTCAGCGCGGTACAAACCATGCCTGGGCAAACCGTTCGGGTGAGTACTGCCGCGTGGCTTTTATTCTGATTGACGGCCAGTTTACAAATGAATTGCTTTAA
- a CDS encoding carboxymuconolactone decarboxylase family protein, whose product MMRIKPLPPDTLSPELRHVHDEIANLVGRSQSQVVMMNSDGALLGPFAPMLHFPQFGVPALSFLRTLDMHATLDKKVREVAILTVGGAFGSRFELYAHEIMAEAVGLSPNIIASLAAGSRPYGLNEQEAIAHDIAYSLVTGHIIPTSTYNQAVGLLGQDGVGELIFLISGYCLIAMVLNGFDMPAPEKNG is encoded by the coding sequence ATGATGCGTATAAAACCTTTACCTCCCGATACACTCAGTCCTGAACTTCGCCACGTCCACGATGAGATAGCAAATCTTGTCGGCAGAAGCCAGAGTCAGGTTGTGATGATGAATTCCGATGGAGCATTATTAGGTCCATTTGCGCCAATGTTACATTTTCCCCAGTTTGGTGTACCTGCTTTAAGTTTTCTCCGGACTCTGGACATGCATGCGACGCTGGACAAAAAAGTGCGTGAAGTTGCGATCCTGACTGTTGGTGGTGCTTTCGGCTCGCGTTTCGAGCTTTATGCACATGAGATCATGGCAGAAGCAGTTGGCCTTTCACCTAATATTATTGCTTCACTTGCAGCCGGTAGCCGGCCTTATGGTTTAAACGAACAGGAAGCCATTGCGCATGACATTGCTTATTCTTTGGTTACGGGCCATATCATTCCCACTTCCACTTATAACCAAGCGGTTGGGCTGCTTGGACAGGATGGGGTAGGAGAACTCATATTTCTTATCAGTGGCTACTGTCTGATCGCGATGGTTTTGAATGGGTTTGATATGCCGGCTCCGGAGAAAAACGGGTAA
- a CDS encoding efflux RND transporter periplasmic adaptor subunit, protein MRKRLSFQFAGEILVTCFPFVAFLAACSSQEKPQANQPLVSVPVVRLTSGKVTTYHDYPASIEAVANVQIRPQVNGYIDRVFVDEGTFVKKGQTLFKINELPYREELNAAIAGMHAAEASLINAQIETDKLKPLVENKVVSDYQLKIAEATLQMAKARVEQSETNIASAKINLGYTTLTAPVSGYIGRLAKKQGTLVAPSDPSALAEISDVSQLRVYFSLSEQDFINFKAQYPGNSLGEKIKQVPKVDLVLSDQSIFIQKGKIDMFDGQFDKNTGAITVRATFSNQQGLLRSGNTGKIRLGLTHTDAVMVPAAATVEIQDKVFVFAVDEKNKVSRQAIEIVGISESSYLIKEGLKAGDRIVMRGMDHLQEGQTIQPQALKTNNDLRTALK, encoded by the coding sequence ATGAGAAAGCGATTATCATTCCAATTTGCCGGCGAAATACTGGTCACCTGTTTTCCGTTCGTTGCCTTTTTGGCGGCATGTTCCAGTCAGGAAAAACCCCAGGCAAATCAGCCTTTGGTCAGTGTGCCGGTAGTGAGGCTGACATCTGGCAAAGTCACCACCTATCACGATTATCCCGCAAGCATCGAAGCGGTGGCAAATGTTCAGATCAGGCCGCAGGTGAATGGTTATATTGACCGTGTTTTCGTAGATGAGGGCACTTTCGTGAAAAAAGGACAAACGCTTTTTAAAATCAACGAACTGCCTTACCGGGAGGAATTAAATGCTGCAATTGCAGGGATGCATGCCGCTGAAGCATCGCTGATTAACGCACAGATCGAAACCGATAAACTCAAACCTCTGGTCGAAAATAAAGTGGTTTCTGATTACCAGCTCAAAATTGCGGAAGCAACACTTCAAATGGCCAAAGCTAGAGTCGAACAGTCAGAAACGAACATTGCTTCTGCAAAAATCAATCTTGGATATACAACGCTTACTGCTCCTGTAAGCGGATATATTGGCCGTTTAGCCAAAAAGCAGGGAACACTGGTGGCTCCGTCAGATCCGTCGGCACTGGCCGAGATTTCAGATGTTTCTCAGCTGCGTGTCTACTTCTCCCTGAGCGAACAGGATTTTATCAACTTTAAGGCACAGTATCCCGGCAACTCGCTTGGTGAAAAAATCAAACAGGTACCAAAAGTTGATCTTGTTCTATCAGACCAGAGCATTTTTATCCAAAAAGGAAAAATAGACATGTTTGATGGCCAGTTTGATAAAAATACCGGTGCCATCACAGTCCGGGCAACTTTTTCAAATCAACAGGGGCTGCTAAGATCCGGCAACACGGGCAAGATCAGACTGGGTTTGACTCATACAGATGCAGTAATGGTTCCTGCGGCGGCTACGGTGGAAATACAGGACAAAGTATTTGTATTTGCGGTAGATGAAAAAAACAAAGTGAGCAGGCAAGCCATTGAGATTGTGGGCATAAGTGAAAGCAGTTACCTGATTAAAGAAGGGCTGAAAGCCGGAGATCGTATTGTCATGCGCGGAATGGACCATTTGCAGGAAGGACAGACTATTCAGCCACAAGCGCTTAAAACGAATAATGATCTGCGTACAGCTCTCAAATAA
- a CDS encoding efflux RND transporter permease subunit, whose product MIRKFIGRPVLATVISVILVILGLLGLNNLPLQQFPDIAPPAVRVTAIYPGANAETVLRSVAPAIEESINGVEGMTYMSSTASNDGSLAITVYFKLGTDPDQAAVNVQNRVAQATSKLPAEVIQQGINTAKQQNSLIMVLNLYSENAKTYDQTFLANYAQINLVPEIKRIPGVGQAIILGSSQDYSMRVWLNPAQMATYNLTPVDVSAAIQDKNLESAPGRFGENSEESFEYVIKYKGKLNKPEEYENIAIRANANGSVLRLKDVARIEFGAYSYGSRARVKGFQALPIGIFQLAGSNSNEIQIQINAFMEKSAKDFPKDVRYMVMYNTKDSLDQSISQVQHTLLEAFVLVFIVVFLFLQDFRSTLIPAIAVPVAILGTFFFMSFFGFTINLLTLFALILAIGIVVDDAIVVVEAVHAKMQNEQLPPKDATVSAMSEITGAIISITLVMAAVFLPVGFLEGSTGVFYRQFAFTLAIAIMISAVNALTLSPALAALFLRSHHEQAGKAGRELTLKEKFFAGFNSGFDKLTSRYTGILNRLIRYKWASMAGLLLVIASTVWMVNRTPTGFIPPEDQGFIAISLSMPAGASLDRTDKVMAEAEKLLASFEATKEVLVLGGFNFLTLSASPSAGISFVLLKPTGQRGEVKDINAIVDIVRTTLSAIKGADFFVFTFPTVPGFSNVDGLDLVLQDKTGGQLDKFSGISSNFISELMKQPEIAVAFTTFRADYPQLEMEIDNMKAEQLSVGTRDILATMQGYFGSAQASDFNRFGKYYRVMVQADKKDRTNFSSMDGILVKNKLGNMVPLNTLVKFKRVYGSETASRYNLFNSISITAIPKPGHSSGKAIKAIQEVAAKQLPAGYSFEFSGQTREEIASGGQSVIIFGLSLVFIYFLLSAQYESYILPLAVIFSIPSGILGVFLAIGLTGIENNIYVQVALIMLVGLLAKNAILIVEFAVRRRHAGLSLTAAAIEAARLRIRPIVMTSIAFVAGLIPMMSASGPSAQGNHSISIGAAGGMISGVILGLLIIPVLFVVFQALHEKISGKTVFVIDPPTDNYELSTV is encoded by the coding sequence ATGATCAGAAAATTTATAGGCCGGCCTGTACTCGCTACCGTTATCTCAGTGATCCTGGTCATTCTTGGACTACTCGGACTTAATAACCTGCCTCTTCAGCAATTTCCCGATATCGCACCACCTGCTGTTCGGGTTACAGCGATTTATCCCGGTGCCAATGCAGAGACAGTGTTGAGATCCGTTGCTCCGGCCATTGAGGAATCCATTAATGGCGTGGAAGGTATGACGTACATGAGCTCAACAGCCAGCAACGACGGCTCCCTTGCCATTACCGTGTATTTCAAACTGGGTACCGATCCTGATCAGGCGGCCGTAAATGTACAAAACCGGGTAGCGCAGGCGACCAGCAAATTACCGGCAGAGGTTATTCAGCAGGGTATAAATACGGCCAAGCAGCAAAACAGCCTGATCATGGTGCTAAATCTTTATTCCGAAAATGCGAAAACGTATGATCAGACTTTTCTGGCCAATTATGCTCAGATCAATCTGGTGCCGGAAATAAAACGTATACCCGGAGTCGGACAGGCCATCATACTGGGTTCCAGTCAGGATTATTCCATGCGCGTGTGGTTGAATCCGGCGCAAATGGCTACCTATAATCTGACCCCGGTTGATGTCAGTGCAGCTATTCAGGACAAAAACCTGGAATCGGCACCCGGCAGGTTTGGTGAAAACAGTGAGGAGTCTTTTGAGTATGTGATCAAATATAAAGGCAAGCTCAACAAACCGGAAGAATATGAAAATATTGCGATACGCGCCAACGCAAACGGCTCCGTTCTCAGACTGAAAGATGTCGCAAGAATTGAATTTGGCGCGTATTCTTACGGAAGCAGGGCAAGGGTAAAAGGCTTTCAGGCACTTCCAATCGGCATATTTCAACTGGCGGGTTCCAACTCCAATGAGATCCAGATCCAGATCAACGCGTTTATGGAAAAGTCCGCGAAGGATTTCCCTAAGGATGTCAGATACATGGTCATGTACAATACCAAGGACTCCCTGGACCAATCCATTTCACAGGTGCAGCATACATTGCTTGAAGCTTTCGTACTCGTTTTTATTGTTGTTTTTCTCTTTCTGCAAGATTTCCGTTCCACACTTATACCTGCCATCGCAGTGCCTGTTGCCATTTTGGGAACATTCTTTTTTATGTCCTTTTTTGGTTTTACCATTAACTTACTCACCCTTTTTGCGCTGATCCTGGCAATCGGAATCGTCGTCGATGATGCTATTGTAGTTGTAGAGGCTGTTCATGCCAAAATGCAGAATGAACAATTGCCGCCAAAAGATGCAACCGTTTCGGCCATGAGCGAGATTACCGGCGCGATCATTTCAATTACACTCGTTATGGCAGCCGTATTTTTGCCGGTCGGATTTCTGGAAGGTTCCACAGGAGTATTTTACAGGCAGTTTGCGTTTACGCTTGCCATCGCCATTATGATTTCCGCAGTTAATGCGCTTACACTCAGTCCCGCGCTGGCCGCCCTTTTTCTCAGGTCTCATCATGAGCAGGCAGGCAAAGCAGGCAGAGAACTGACATTGAAGGAAAAGTTTTTTGCAGGATTTAATTCAGGTTTTGATAAACTAACTTCCAGGTATACGGGTATTCTGAATCGCCTGATCCGATACAAATGGGCAAGTATGGCAGGGCTTTTGCTGGTTATTGCCTCGACGGTATGGATGGTTAACCGAACGCCCACAGGTTTTATTCCTCCAGAAGATCAGGGTTTTATCGCAATATCGCTGTCTATGCCCGCCGGTGCTTCATTGGACAGGACAGATAAAGTAATGGCAGAGGCTGAAAAATTATTAGCTTCTTTCGAAGCAACAAAGGAAGTGCTGGTCCTGGGAGGGTTTAATTTTCTTACCCTGTCGGCGAGCCCTTCAGCCGGTATATCATTTGTACTTTTAAAACCAACAGGTCAGCGTGGCGAAGTAAAAGACATTAATGCCATTGTAGACATTGTCAGGACAACATTATCTGCCATAAAAGGAGCTGATTTCTTCGTGTTCACCTTTCCGACCGTACCCGGTTTCAGTAATGTAGACGGTTTGGATCTTGTCCTGCAGGATAAAACGGGCGGTCAGCTTGACAAATTCAGCGGGATTAGCAGCAATTTTATCAGCGAGCTTATGAAGCAACCGGAAATAGCGGTGGCCTTTACCACTTTCCGTGCAGATTATCCTCAGCTTGAAATGGAAATTGACAATATGAAAGCGGAACAATTGAGTGTCGGTACAAGAGATATTCTGGCCACCATGCAGGGGTATTTTGGCAGCGCGCAGGCTTCTGATTTTAATCGTTTTGGCAAATATTATCGGGTGATGGTTCAGGCAGACAAAAAAGACAGGACAAATTTTTCTTCAATGGATGGCATACTTGTGAAAAACAAACTTGGAAATATGGTTCCGCTCAATACGCTGGTCAAATTCAAAAGGGTTTATGGCTCAGAAACTGCTTCACGATATAACCTCTTTAATTCCATCAGTATCACTGCAATACCAAAACCGGGACATAGTTCGGGAAAGGCCATTAAAGCCATTCAGGAAGTTGCTGCTAAACAGCTTCCGGCAGGCTATTCCTTTGAGTTTTCGGGACAAACACGCGAGGAAATTGCTTCGGGAGGCCAGTCAGTAATCATTTTCGGCCTAAGCCTCGTGTTCATATACTTTCTGCTTTCCGCCCAATACGAAAGTTACATTCTTCCATTGGCAGTTATTTTTTCTATTCCCAGTGGTATTCTGGGCGTGTTTTTAGCGATCGGTTTGACCGGTATCGAAAATAATATTTATGTACAGGTTGCACTGATCATGCTCGTGGGCCTTCTGGCCAAGAACGCCATTTTGATCGTAGAATTTGCCGTCCGGCGCCGCCATGCAGGTTTGTCTTTAACAGCCGCCGCGATTGAAGCGGCAAGGCTTCGGATCAGGCCTATTGTAATGACCTCCATTGCATTTGTGGCGGGGTTAATCCCGATGATGTCAGCCAGCGGTCCATCAGCTCAGGGCAACCATTCGATCAGTATCGGAGCAGCAGGAGGAATGATTTCCGGAGTAATCCTGGGGCTTTTGATCATACCCGTTCTGTTTGTTGTTTTCCAGGCTCTGCACGAAAAAATATCAGGAAAGACGGTTTTTGTAATTGACCCGCCAACAGATAATTATGAACTAAGCACTGTTTAA
- a CDS encoding TolC family protein, which translates to MKKFTSMLIFLLMLGAGSCKISKDTPKVTANLPDHFRDQSDADTTSIADLPWNTFFADTILQKLIMSAIEKNYDMQIALKNMEAAQLILTQVRSGYFPQASLQLSSTSSRPSDNSLNGLSLNEFLGSSHIEDYTGVVNVSWEADIWGKIRNQQKSSLAAYLGSMEAGKAVQTQIISLITKGFYNLMMLDAQLAIARKNVALNDSTLEIIRLPVQCRSGEFSCCTAGTGSAATG; encoded by the coding sequence ATGAAAAAATTTACCTCAATGCTGATATTTCTGCTGATGTTAGGTGCAGGCAGTTGTAAAATATCGAAGGATACGCCAAAAGTGACAGCAAACCTGCCCGATCATTTCAGGGATCAATCCGATGCCGATACGACCAGTATAGCAGACCTGCCATGGAATACGTTTTTTGCCGACACCATTTTGCAAAAACTGATCATGAGCGCGATCGAAAAGAACTATGATATGCAGATCGCATTAAAAAACATGGAAGCCGCGCAACTGATTCTAACCCAGGTCAGGTCCGGTTACTTTCCCCAGGCCAGCTTACAATTGAGCTCCACCAGCAGCCGACCCTCGGATAATAGTCTGAATGGTTTAAGCCTTAATGAGTTTCTGGGATCAAGCCACATTGAAGATTATACCGGCGTAGTAAATGTATCCTGGGAAGCCGATATCTGGGGTAAAATCAGGAACCAGCAGAAGTCCTCACTTGCGGCATATCTTGGAAGTATGGAAGCCGGAAAAGCGGTTCAGACTCAAATTATTTCTTTGATAACCAAGGGGTTTTATAATCTGATGATGCTCGATGCGCAACTGGCAATTGCCAGAAAAAATGTTGCGCTCAACGACAGTACACTGGAAATTATCAGGCTTCCAGTTCAATGCAGGTCAGGTGAGTTTTCTTGCTGTACAGCAGGCACAGGCTCAGCGGCAACTGGCTAA
- a CDS encoding TolC family protein produces the protein MLRSTTVHWKLSGFQFNAGQVSFLAVQQAQAQRQLANQLIPQFEQGIHIQENALKILTGELPGNITRYPAFDQLAIPEKLSAGIPSGIVSRRPDVKSRELALVTANANIGITKANMYPALRITASAGVNSIMASNWFNVPASLFGVVGGSIIQPVFQQKRLRTQYEVAQVEQQRAVAEFRKSVLNAVGETSDAMIRIEKLKKQENITLLRAENLQQATKNARMLFQNGMASYLEVIIAQGNVLQSELTLNSIKRDRFHAVIDLYAALGGGWK, from the coding sequence ATGTTGCGCTCAACGACAGTACACTGGAAATTATCAGGCTTCCAGTTCAATGCAGGTCAGGTGAGTTTTCTTGCTGTACAGCAGGCACAGGCTCAGCGGCAACTGGCTAACCAGCTAATCCCGCAGTTTGAGCAGGGAATTCACATTCAGGAAAATGCTTTAAAAATTCTGACGGGAGAACTACCTGGCAATATAACCCGCTATCCTGCATTTGATCAACTGGCAATACCTGAGAAATTATCGGCCGGAATACCTTCCGGTATTGTCAGCCGCAGGCCAGATGTTAAAAGCCGTGAACTCGCGCTGGTTACCGCCAATGCTAACATCGGTATAACGAAAGCGAATATGTATCCGGCCCTGAGAATCACGGCCAGTGCAGGTGTAAACTCAATCATGGCAAGTAACTGGTTTAATGTACCTGCGTCATTATTTGGTGTGGTTGGTGGCAGCATCATTCAGCCTGTTTTTCAACAGAAACGGCTCCGGACCCAGTACGAAGTGGCGCAAGTGGAGCAGCAACGGGCTGTGGCCGAATTCAGGAAATCAGTTTTAAATGCAGTTGGTGAAACCTCTGATGCGATGATCAGGATCGAAAAATTAAAGAAGCAGGAAAATATCACATTACTCAGGGCTGAAAACCTTCAGCAAGCTACTAAGAATGCCCGGATGCTTTTTCAAAATGGCATGGCCAGTTATCTGGAGGTAATTATTGCCCAGGGTAATGTCCTTCAGAGCGAGCTGACCTTAAACAGCATTAAAAGGGACCGGTTTCATGCCGTTATAGATTTATATGCTGCACTCGGTGGAGGCTGGAAATAG
- a CDS encoding cbb3-type cytochrome c oxidase subunit I, whose amino-acid sequence MKIAHKIPKAVLLIFAGILLSAEAYAQKSMDETAIPEFISLAVLAIAICVLLVALMTKEMIIQVRKAQKPKTSSDFDKYLKNLNSSQIAIFLKSKENEKTQAFKGKILILLLFTLFFLSNTACAQTTSGSGSLPGHTGIIITIILLGIPVTGGIFLLFFRILSVLKRYSNIQAAAEVQQLKIYLKSIQDEALETGLRKRKAQLDYRLTNTELAGSLSAEDEKGLLNNVANHTALPFVARKKSAQIRPKVDPELSRLILWYFGCATFWLVFGTTVGEYVGIKFVAPDADHVSWLSFGRLRPVHTNAVFWGWASLAMLGLGFYVVPRVSNARLFSTDLGWYALVLINFSVLAGTLCLMAGINNGGGEYREYIWPVMLLFAVGLVFTLYNFLKTIAGRTTKEIYISNWYIVASIIFAITITVVAYLPFWQNGLGETIIQGYYMHQGVGMWFMLFTLGIVYYFLPQQLNKPIYSYSLGILAFWAQILFYTTIGTHHFVFSSIAWWLQTVAIVGSVGMIVPVVAGTTNFLMTFKGVWFKVPDSYTLPFFLTGIVFYFTGSLQGTAEAFRSTNLMWHFTDFTVAHSHLTMYGIICFFLWAGIYALVPRLTGFEAPQITVGAHFWLALIGLMFYTIPLMYGSTLRGLMWMEGKPFIDSVIFMAPFWLWRAIGGSLMWLSHLFFAYNMYRMIVFNGSIDIRETAFEALARENNA is encoded by the coding sequence ATGAAAATAGCTCATAAAATTCCAAAAGCAGTACTACTGATTTTCGCTGGTATCCTGTTGAGCGCAGAAGCTTACGCACAGAAGTCAATGGACGAGACTGCCATTCCTGAATTTATTTCTTTGGCTGTACTGGCTATTGCCATCTGCGTATTGCTGGTGGCATTGATGACCAAAGAGATGATCATTCAAGTTAGAAAAGCGCAGAAACCTAAAACATCTTCCGACTTTGATAAGTATCTTAAAAATTTGAACAGTAGCCAGATAGCTATTTTTTTGAAAAGTAAGGAAAACGAAAAAACGCAGGCTTTCAAGGGGAAAATATTAATTCTTTTACTTTTTACGTTGTTTTTTCTCTCAAATACAGCTTGCGCACAGACAACATCCGGATCTGGTTCTTTACCCGGTCATACCGGGATCATCATCACTATCATCCTGTTAGGCATTCCGGTAACAGGCGGAATATTCCTGTTGTTTTTTAGGATTTTAAGTGTTTTAAAAAGATACAGTAATATCCAGGCTGCCGCCGAAGTACAACAGTTGAAAATTTATCTCAAAAGTATTCAGGATGAAGCTTTGGAAACCGGATTGCGTAAAAGAAAAGCACAGCTGGATTACAGATTGACGAACACTGAACTTGCAGGATCGCTATCAGCCGAGGATGAAAAAGGACTTTTAAACAACGTGGCCAACCATACAGCACTGCCTTTTGTCGCCCGTAAGAAAAGTGCACAAATTCGCCCGAAAGTGGATCCTGAATTATCCCGGCTCATACTTTGGTATTTCGGATGTGCCACTTTCTGGCTTGTTTTCGGAACGACGGTTGGCGAATATGTGGGAATAAAATTTGTTGCACCCGATGCGGACCACGTTAGCTGGCTGAGTTTTGGGAGGCTGCGTCCTGTCCATACTAACGCGGTTTTCTGGGGCTGGGCATCGCTGGCCATGTTAGGTCTGGGGTTTTATGTCGTGCCGCGAGTGAGTAACGCCAGACTTTTCAGTACGGATCTTGGCTGGTATGCGCTGGTACTTATCAATTTTTCGGTGCTTGCCGGTACGCTGTGCCTGATGGCAGGTATTAATAACGGAGGCGGGGAATATCGCGAATACATCTGGCCGGTAATGCTGCTGTTTGCGGTTGGTCTTGTGTTTACCTTGTACAATTTTCTCAAAACCATTGCAGGCCGCACAACCAAAGAAATCTATATTTCCAACTGGTATATTGTTGCTTCTATCATTTTTGCCATTACGATTACGGTTGTCGCTTACTTACCATTCTGGCAGAATGGATTGGGCGAAACTATCATTCAGGGTTATTATATGCACCAGGGAGTTGGCATGTGGTTTATGCTTTTCACGCTGGGCATAGTTTATTATTTTCTGCCGCAACAGCTCAACAAACCCATTTATTCATACAGTTTAGGCATACTGGCTTTCTGGGCACAGATTTTATTTTACACCACCATCGGTACGCACCATTTCGTTTTCAGCTCTATTGCGTGGTGGCTGCAAACGGTTGCCATTGTGGGCAGTGTCGGAATGATTGTTCCGGTTGTGGCGGGCACGACCAATTTTCTGATGACCTTCAAAGGTGTTTGGTTCAAAGTACCGGACAGTTACACGCTGCCCTTTTTCCTGACGGGAATCGTTTTTTATTTTACTGGTTCATTACAGGGAACAGCCGAGGCATTCCGGTCCACCAATTTGATGTGGCATTTTACTGATTTTACTGTGGCACATTCCCACCTTACGATGTACGGGATCATTTGCTTTTTCCTCTGGGCCGGTATTTACGCCCTGGTACCGCGGCTGACCGGGTTTGAAGCCCCCCAAATAACGGTTGGGGCACATTTCTGGCTGGCATTGATCGGACTGATGTTTTACACAATACCATTGATGTACGGAAGTACGCTTCGGGGGCTGATGTGGATGGAAGGAAAGCCGTTTATCGACAGCGTTATTTTCATGGCTCCGTTCTGGCTTTGGCGCGCGATAGGTGGCAGTCTGATGTGGCTTTCTCATTTATTTTTTGCTTACAATATGTACCGGATGATCGTCTTCAATGGCAGCATCGACATTAGGGAAACAGCATTTGAAGCGCTTGCCAGGGAAAATAATGCTTAA